In Nicotiana tabacum cultivar K326 chromosome 11, ASM71507v2, whole genome shotgun sequence, a single window of DNA contains:
- the LOC107786694 gene encoding uncharacterized protein LOC107786694: MSHPFNTFALKMKVHCRDCEKKLKNELQNIKGVRSVEIDQKLGKVIISGKIDPAKILTKLEKVGREAEFWCEQEHRRKDIVTRSKVIDPLNDPDIMAQLEQFTDPSDEIVEVNKTIKLIFKGESRNGVPSNKIVEITTTTKNVKKHQDQVLTHNHDCSHSGGGLCAASSSCCGGHSAVSHNLDGCCQYGNTTSLGPCAHGRNSCYYHSKYGNNCAHNRNSCYNCHCQYGNTTSYGSCYANSNSGPIWSNDNIPSAPPMPDDYNYKASPSPSPPSSATPQPYYNILSDENVNSCTIL, from the coding sequence ATGTCACATCCTTTCAACACCTTTGCTCTCAAGATGAAAGTACACTGCAGGGATTgtgaaaagaaactgaaaaacGAGCTGCAAAACATTAAGGGTGTTCGTTCAGTGGAAATTGATCAAAAACTTGGGAAAGTGATCATCTCAGGCAAAATAGACCCTGCAAAAATCCTAACTAAGCTTGAAAAGGTTGGGAGAGAAGCAGAATTCTGGTGCGAACAAGAACATCGTCGTAAAGATATTGTAACGCGGTCAAAAGTGATTGATCCACTAAATGATCCTGACATTATGGCACAACTAGAGCAATTTACTGACCCCAGTGATGAAATTGTAGAGGTGAACAAAACCATTAAGTTGATTTTCAAAGGGGAATCAAGAAATGGTGTCCCTAGTAACAAAATTGTGGAAATTACTACCACCACCAAAAATGTGAAAAAACATCAAGATCAAGTGCTTACACATAATCATGATTGTTCCCACAGTGGTGGTGGACTTTGTGCTGCTTCTTCATCATGTTGTGGTGGTCATTCTGCTGTAAGTCATAATCTTGATGGTTGTTGCCAATATGGTAATACTACTAGTTTGGGTCCTTGTGCACATGGTAGAAACTCATGTTATTACCATAGCAAATATGGTAATAATTGTGCACATAACAGAAACTCATGTTATAATTGTCATTGCCAATATGGTAATACTACTAGTTATGGTTCTTGTTATGCAAATAGCAATTCAGGGCCAATATGGTCAAATGATAATATTCCCTCGGCTCCACCTATGCCAGATGACTACAATTATAAGGCATCACCATCACCATCGCCACCATCATCAGCAACGCCTCAACCCTATTACAACATCTTAAGCGACGAGAATGTGAATAGCTGCACAATCCTATGA